The Anaerolineae bacterium genome contains a region encoding:
- a CDS encoding carbohydrate ABC transporter permease, with protein sequence MKGYFESIPRELEEAAAIDGATPFHTFLRIVVPISAPGLTATFLINFVYNWNNFITPLILISKTIMKTATVGLFDFQHALEGNQDELLAAACVVIMVPAIALFVTLRRYFLQGMIEGAVKG encoded by the coding sequence CATGAAGGGCTACTTCGAAAGCATTCCCCGAGAATTGGAGGAGGCCGCGGCTATTGACGGGGCGACGCCTTTCCACACCTTCTTGCGCATCGTGGTACCGATTTCCGCGCCGGGCCTCACCGCCACCTTCCTGATCAACTTCGTCTACAACTGGAACAACTTCATCACGCCATTGATCCTGATATCCAAGACCATCATGAAGACGGCCACGGTGGGCCTGTTTGATTTCCAGCATGCGCTGGAGGGGAATCAGGACGAACTGCTGGCGGCCGCCTGCGTGGTCATCATGGTGCCGGCGATTGCCCTCTTCGTCACCCTACGCCGCTACTTCCTCCAGGGCATGATTGAAGGGGCTGTGAAAGGATAG